In one window of Opitutaceae bacterium DNA:
- a CDS encoding uroporphyrinogen decarboxylase family protein yields the protein MMTTPLTSQERMNRAMERRDHDRIPRHDSFWQDTINRWEREGLVGSHAGVLARLDSDIATLNGIFWPHPFPGQRKILAEDENTVSVLDEWGGSTMVFKDHQTTPTHLGWECETREIWYERFRPAIVNQGIRVDVEEARTKYTQAKKEGKWTHITGLEPFESLRKLLGDVSSLMAMAEDPDWIADISEVTTDLSLRNLQAFIDAGIKPDGLWVYGDMAYNHATMCSPDFYRRIVWPSHKRFCDFAHENGMKFIYHTDGDVNGVMDLYLEAGFDCLQPLECKANMDIRNLVPKYGERMSFFGNVDVMAMIDNDLERIEAELVSKITAGKEKKGYIYHSDHSIPPQVSWKTYCALIEMVKKHGDY from the coding sequence ATGATGACCACCCCACTCACCAGCCAGGAACGCATGAATCGCGCCATGGAACGCCGCGATCACGACCGCATCCCGCGCCATGATTCGTTCTGGCAGGATACGATCAACCGGTGGGAGAGAGAAGGGCTGGTCGGGAGTCACGCCGGGGTTCTGGCCCGGCTCGATTCCGACATCGCGACCCTCAACGGGATCTTCTGGCCCCACCCCTTTCCGGGACAACGGAAGATCCTGGCCGAGGATGAGAACACCGTGTCCGTCCTTGATGAATGGGGTGGATCCACCATGGTCTTCAAGGACCACCAGACCACGCCCACCCATCTCGGATGGGAATGCGAGACCCGGGAAATCTGGTACGAGCGCTTTCGCCCGGCCATCGTCAACCAGGGCATCCGCGTTGATGTCGAGGAGGCCCGCACCAAGTACACCCAGGCAAAAAAGGAGGGCAAGTGGACCCACATCACGGGCCTGGAACCATTCGAGTCCCTTCGAAAACTCCTCGGGGATGTCTCCTCCCTGATGGCCATGGCGGAGGACCCCGACTGGATCGCCGACATCAGCGAAGTCACCACAGACCTGAGCCTGAGGAACCTTCAGGCCTTCATCGACGCCGGCATCAAACCGGACGGCCTCTGGGTCTACGGCGACATGGCCTACAACCACGCCACCATGTGTTCCCCCGATTTCTACCGCAGGATCGTCTGGCCATCCCACAAGCGATTCTGCGATTTCGCCCATGAGAACGGAATGAAGTTCATCTACCACACCGATGGCGATGTCAACGGGGTGATGGACCTGTATCTGGAAGCTGGATTCGACTGCCTCCAGCCGCTCGAGTGCAAGGCCAACATGGACATCCGCAATCTCGTTCCGAAATACGGGGAAAGGATGTCCTTTTTCGGCAACGTCGACGTCATGGCCATGATCGACAACGATCTCGAAAGGATCGAGGCCGAACTCGTCTCAAAGATCACGGCCGGCAAGGAGAAGAAAGGCTACATCTACCACTCCGATCACTCGATCCCGCCCCAGGTCTCCTGGAAGACCTACTGTGCACTCATCGAGATGGTCAAGAAGCACGGGGATTATTGA